The Devosia sp. genome segment CCACTGGTATGAGGCCCTCAGCTTTGACGGCGCGCGGCAGGACATCGCCATCAACATGGACGGCGGTCCCTGCGGCACGACGCAGGCGCTACCGGCCGGGCCACACTAGTAGCCCAAACACGGATCGTCGCCCTCGGGCTTGACCCGAGGGACCTTCTCCCCCGGGTGAGGCCGGAGCGTGACGGCCGGTGAGTGTTGCCAGCCATTCGACCGTAGGTCTCATGGCCTTAGGACCTAAAATCGCTCCACTGGAGCGATTTTTCCGCGAAGCGGCCGGTCCTAAGTATTAAACTTGAACAGCATCACGTCGCCGTCCTTGACGACATATTCCTTGCCTTCATCGCGGGCCTTGCCGGCTTCCTTGGCGGGCACTTCGCCACCCAGCGTCACGAAATCCTCGTAGCCGATGGTCTGGGCCCGGATGAATCCGCGCTCGAAATCGGTGTGGATGACGCCGGCCGCCTGCGGAGCCTTGTCGCCGCGATGAATGGTCCAGGCGCGGGTTTCCTTGGGGCCGACGGTGAAATAGGTCTGCAGGCTCAAAAGGTCATAGGCCGCGCGGATGAGCCGGTTCAGCCCCGGCTGGTCAAGTCCGAGCGTCTCGAGATATTCGGCCTGCTCTTCATCGGAGAGTTGCGCCATCTGGCTTTCGATCTCCGCCGAGATGATCACCACCCCGGCATCATTGGCCTTGGCATAGTCCTCGACCCGCGCCGACAGCGCATTGCCGGTCGACGCCGATCCCTCGTCGACATTGCAAACGTAGAGAACCGGCTTGCTGGTCAGCAATTGCAGTTCGGTGAAGGCCTTTTCTTCCTCGGCCTCCCGCTTGACGAAACGCGCCGATTTGCCCTCGCGCAGCACGGCCAGCGAGCGGTCGATCAGGTCCAGCGTCAGCTTGGCGTCCTTGTCATTGCCCTTGGCTTTCTTCTCGACGCCGGCGCGGCGTTTCTCGAGGCTTTCGAGGTCGGCCAGCATCAGTTCGGTTTCCACCACCTCCGCATCGGCCAGCGGGTCGACGCGGTTGGACACGTGAATGACATTGGAATCTTCAAAGCATCGCAGCACATAGGCGATGGCGTCGGTTTCGCGGATATTAGCCAGGAACTGATTACCCAGGCCCTCTCCCTGCGAGGCCCCTTTCACCAGGCCCGCAATATCGACGAAGCTCATGCGGGCCGGCAGGATTTGCGCCGACTTGCCGATGGCAGCGAGCTTTTCCAGGCGCGGATCAGGCACCGACACCTCGCCCACATTGGGTTCGATCGTGCAGAACGGAAAATTGGCGGCCTGCGCGGCGGCAGTCCGGGTCAAAGCGTTAAAAAGTGTCGACTTGCCGACATTCGGCAGGCCGACAATGCCCATCTTGAAGCCCATGGGTATCTCCAGGAAATTGTTGGGCTCCAATTGGGTGGTATCGGCCGCGATGTCAATCCAGCACGGCCCCTGCGCCCTCCGCGCTACCCGTCAATCCATGCCTTGCACGATGTCCAGAAACTGCCGGTGCCCCAGCGCCTGCCGGGCGGCGGCGCGGTATTCGGTCACCAGCCCGTCAAAAGTCTTTTGGGCAAATCGGCGAAGGGCCGGATCGGCCTCCATTTCGCGCCGGGCCACCTGCTGGTCGAGCAGGCCCAGGCCATTGAGCACCGGATAGTGCAATTGCGTTTCGATATGCGGCAGGCCGCCGAGATAACTGGGAAAATGCTCGTGGCGTGGCATTTCGGTTTTCCAGCGCTCAAGCCGTTGGCGCGTCTCGGGATGGATGCGATTGGCCCGCACTTCCCGCCAGAACGGCGTGTCGTCGCGCTCGGTCACGTAATGCGTGTTGACGAAGGTGCGGAAATCATCGACCTGCCGGCCGACCCGGGCATTGTAGTCATCACGCGCCGCCGGGGTGATCCGCCCCGGCATGTCCATATAGCGCTGGGCGAACAACATCATCTGCACGATGGTGCCGTGAATAGACGTGGATTCGAGCGGCTCGAGGAAACTCGAACTCAGGCCGACCGCCACGCAATTGCCGATCCAGGCCTTTTCCAGCCGGCCGATCTGGAAACGGATATCGCCCCGGACTTCGATCTCGTGCCCCAGCACGCGTTCGACCTCCTCCTTGGCCTGTTCGGGCGTCGAAAATTCGTCGGAATAGACATAGCCGCAGCCATAGCGTGTCCGCGTCGGGATCTGCCACATCCAACCCGCGCTCTGCGCCCAGGCCCGGGTGTAAATGGCCAGTTCCTCGCCGGGCTTCACATCCACCCAGAACGGCAATGCCCGGTTGACCGGCAATTCATGGGCATAGGACACCCAGGGCGCCTCCAGCGCCTTGACGATGATCTGCTTGCGAAAGCCCGTCGCATCGATGAAGAAATCGCCCTCGAGCCTTTGATTGTCATCGAGCACCAAAGCCGCGATATCGCCGGTCTCCCCGTCCCTTTCGACGCCGGCAACCATCGCATCGACCTTTTCGACGCCGCGGGACTTGGACGCGAAGAACTTGCCCACCAGGGCCTGGTCGAAGTGATAGGCGTGGTGAAACGGCCCGAGCGGGATCAGCGAGCCGTCCGGCTTTTGGGCATAGGGCGCCTTCTTCTGCTCCAGAAGGTGCTGGAACAGATGCATCTCCTGAACCGGCCTTCCGGCCGCCACCGCATAGACGTTGAGATAGTCGCTCGGCGCGCCGGGCGGCGCCTGCACCACCTGGTGCGGATCGTCGATCGGCCCGTAATAGGTAAAGCCCTTGCGGCGCCAGTCCTCGTGCCGGATCCCGAGCTTGAAACTGGCATCGGTCTTGCGGAAGAATTCGAACTCGTCGATGCCGAAATGCTTGAGCAGGACGCGGAACGCCGCCGTCGTCGCTTCGCCCACGCCAACAGTAGGAATACGCGAGCTTTCAACGACGGAAATACGGATGTTCAGCCCGCGGCGCCGGGCCTCATCCTGAATAATGAACGCCGCAATCCATCCGGCAGTCCCCCCGCCGACGATGACGAAATGCGCAGGTTTGTCCACACGCCAGTCCTCCCCAAGGCCACGCTATTTGGCAGAAGGAGCGCCGACAAGACTATCTGTGAAAACCGGAAGAAATGCCTGGACAGCCGAATGACGGCGCGCGCCGAGCCGCCAAGCAGGGCGGCGCAAGGGCCGCACAAGGAAAACGGCCCCAGCTTTCGCCGGGGCCGCAGGTGACGCTCGGGAGGTCGCGTCGGATTAGATGGGCCTAGTGGTGGGCATTGCCCAATTCGCGCAGTTCTTCGACCGGGCGCACGCGCTTGCGGGCGGCGCCTTCCCACTCGCGGGTCTTGACCGTGGACTTGGCCAGCCGCTCCTTGGCGGCCGGGACGGCGTCGGCATATTGCGGCAGCCACTGCGCCTGGGCGACAACCATCTCATCCACCAGCGCCCAGACCTCGTCCGGCGTGCAGATGGCCCCAACCAGCGGATCATGCAACACCGCGAGTTTCAGCATGTCGATATCGCCGGCCATGGCGGCTTCGACGGACATCCGCTGCACTGAAACCGACACCGAACAGGTCGCGGCGCAGGCCGTGGGCAGGGTGATGCCCTCGATCATGTTGATGCCGAAGCGATCGACATAGCCGGGGCTCTCGATGATCGCGTCGTCGGGCAGGTTGGTGATGATCCCGTTATTGCGGGTGTTGAAATGGCCGCGATAGACCCGGCCGGTCTCGATGGCCTCGATGATGTAGCTGGCATGTTCGCTGGTGCGCTTGTATTCGCTCAACGGCTTGGCCGCTTCCTCGCGGAACACGGGGAAATCCGTCTCGAACCAGTTCCGGCGCTCGGTCGAGTAGCGCAGGTAACCGCCGGTCTCGCCGTGGATCCAGTGGCTCATGTCGATCCAGCGATTGATCTCGTCAGGACGCTTGCGATACCAGGGCAGGTACTCGCTCAGGTGTCCATTGCTCTCGGTCGAATAGACGCCGAAACGCTTGAGCACATCGATGCGGACCTTCTCGGTCTTTGAATAGACCGGGTGCGCCTCGAAGCCGGCGATCAACTCTTCCTTCTCGATCCTGCGGCCCTTGGCGCGGATGTCGATATACCAGGTCTGGTGATTGATGCCCGAGCAGACATAGTCGAGCTCGTCGTCGGTGACCCCCAGCACTTCGGCGATCTGGTGCGCGCCGTGCTGCACGCCGTGGCAGAGGCCCACGACATTGACCCCACCATATTTCTGGGCGGCCCAGGTATTCATAGCCATGGGGTTGGCATAGTTGAGGAACAAGGCGCCCGGCTCGGCCACTTCCCTGATATCCTTGCAGAAATCGAGGATCACCGGAATGTTGCGCTGGCCATACATGATGCCGCCGGCGCAGATGGTGTCGCCGACGCACTGGTCGACACCGTATTTCAGCGGAATGTTCACATCGGTGGCAAAAGCCTCGAGCCCCCCGACGCGAACGCAGGACATGATGTAGCGCGCACCGGTAAGGGCGGCGCGGCGATCGGTGGTCGCGGTGACCTTGGCCGGCAGCTTGTTCACCGAGACAATGGTCTCGATGATCTGCTTCACCATGTCGAGATTGTGCGCGTTGATATCGGTCAACGCGAACTCGCAATCGGCGAATTCGGGCACTTTCAACAGATCGGAAATCAGGGTCTTGGTGAACCCGACCGATCCGGCGCCGATGACTGTAACCTTGAAGGACATCTGTTTCTCCCCAGCCGCATGGGCCGATTTCGTTAGCACATTGCTAGCGTTTTCGCTCTGGCGGGTGTAGAGAAAGCTTGTGCCAATGTGGGTAATTTTGTGCTCAGTCAGCTTCTCCAGCACGGTCACGACATCCGGCGGCTCACCCTGTCGCGCAGCGCCGCGCCACTGCACTGCATGGCCGTGAGCGCCGGCTACGAACAGCGCATGAACGAGGTCTATTCCTGGGACGGCACCAAGCGCGGCTCGGCCCCGTTCCTAGTTATCCAGCACACCACGTTCGGCGAGGGGCGGCTCGATTATGGCGGCGCCCAATACAGGCTGTCGCCCGGCCAGACCATGATCGTCACCACGCCCCACGCCCATCGCTACTGGCTGGAACGGGGTGGGCACTGGGAGTATTTCTGGCTGCTGCTCAATGGCCGTGAGGCCCTGCGGCTGGCCCGGGAAATCCTCGACGGCGCCGGACCGGTCGTGACGCTGGAAGCCGACCTTGTCGACCGCCTCGCCGCAGCTTGCCTGTCGGTTCTGACCGGCGCGGAGCTGACACCGGGCGCGGCATCGGTCGCCGCCTATTCGGCCATGACCGCGCTCCATGACGGCACCTTCGGCACGAAACCGGCGCCGGAAACGCCCGTGCCCGCCGCCCTGGCGCGCGTCGTCGCCCACATCGAGGCGCACCTTGCCGGCAATCTGCAAGTGGGGCATCTGGCCGACATTGCCGAGATGAGCCGCGCCCACTTCGTTCGCAGCTTCTCGGCGGCAATGGGCACAAGCCCCTCCGAATTCGTCATGACCCGTCGGCTGGAACGGGTCGAGCGCCTGCTATTGGCGACGGAGATGACGGTGGGCGACATTGCCGGGCTGACCGGCTTTGCCGATGGCAATTACCTCGCCAAGAGCTTTCGCCGCCAGCGCGGGCTGGCGCCGCTGGCCTTTCGCGCCACGCGGTTGGAATCGGGTTGATCCTGGACAAGGCCGGCGGCATCTCTGGCCGATGCAAACTTGCCCGGATGGACAAGGCATGCGAGAAGCAGGTTGACGTATAGGGCAAGCAAATGACCAATCCAGTCACCAAGGACCGTCGCCATTTTGAGGATCTCGCCGTCGGCGAGACCATCGACCTGGGCCACACCACCGTCAGCAAGGACATGATCGTCACCTTCGCACGCGAATTCGATCCGTTCCCGTTTCACCTCGATGAGAAAGCCGCCAAGGAGAGCCTGCTCGGCGGCCTGGCCTCCTCGGGCTGGCAAACCGGCGCGCTGAGCCTGCGGATGCTGGTCGACAGGTTCCTGTCCACGATAGCGTCCTGTGGCGGCCTCGGCTTCCGCGATCTCAAATGGAAAACCCCGGTCATGGTCGGCGACACAATCGGCGGCACCGTGACCATTGCAGAGTTGCGGCGATCCTCCAGCCATCCGCACTGGGGCATTGTCACGCTCGATTTCGATGTCCGCAATCAGAAGAACCAGCCGGTGCTGACCATGCGCCTGGCCAATCTGGTCGAGTGCCGCCACGCGGAGGACGCCGCATGACCCGCTGGTTCGAAGACATCATCATCGACGAGGCCTTTCCCCTGGGAAGCCACACTTTTACCGAAGCGGAAATCATCCGCTTCGCCACGCTCTATGATCCGCAATATTTCCACACCGATCCGGAACTGGCCCGCCAGAGCCACTTTGGCGGCCTGATCGCTTCGGGCTGGCACACGGTCAGCGTTGGTCACCGCAAGATGGTGGATGCCCTCTTTGCCGAGGAAGAACGCCTGCGCGGCCTGGGCCAGGAACCGGGCGTCTCCGGTCCCTCCCCCGGGGTCAACTCCATGGACTTCAAGGCGCCGGTTCGCCCGGGCGATACCGTGACCTACGAATTGGTGGTCACCGGCAAGCGGCCTTCCAATTCCATTCCGGGCTGGGGCCTGCTGTTCAACCGCCTGACGGCCGTCAATCAGCATGGTGAACTCGTCTATCGGTCAGACCTGGTCGGCTTCTCGAAATTGCGGGACTACCGCATGCCGCTGAAGCTCCGGCTGTTGCTCGCGCTCACCAGACTGCCGCTGATCGGTCCGCGCATCGCTGGCAAGGCTTGAAACCGCGCAAGGGGCCCGGCACTCTGCATTCATGCGCCGATTCGCCCTTTGCCTTGCCCTGACCGTCCTTTCCGCCACGCCGGGCTTTGCCCAGGCTTTTCAGGGCAATTGGAGTTGCCGCGACGCGACCACCAATCGCGCCGGCATCCTGACCATATATGGCCAGGTCTATGGCTGGGCTTCGCGCGCGTCCAATGATCCCAATTCCGGCACGGGCACCATCACGCCCTACCAGGACGGCGTCGGTTTCAACGACGGCAATTTCCGCGCCAATGGAGGCATCCAGGCCGGCCGGCTGATCAACGACCAGACCTATGGCATGGCCATGCAACTGGAAACCGCCGACGCCATCGTCATGCTGTGCAATCCGCGGTGAGGGTGCTTGTCCGGGTGGAGTGACTGACCCCCGAACCCTTTCAGCCATGACCTGACCGATCGGCTCCATCGCCCCCTCGCCCCTCAGGGGAGAGGGCTGGGGTGAGGGGTGAAAGCTTCTCGGCAAGAACGCGACGGTGAACCCCTCATCCGGCGCTTCGCGCCACCCCGGATCAAGTCCGGGGCAGGCTCTTCTCCCCTCAGGGGAGAAGGGAAAGGCTCCGCCGTTTCCCTCCAATCGTGAAGCGCGACTAGCGCTTGAGGTCCGGCAAGAACGCGGCAATTTCCGGCGCGTCGAACACCGACCGAGCCGCTTCTGCTGCCGCTTCATATTCCGGAAACGCGCCCAGGTCTTCCGGCGGCAGCACCAGCGCGCCATCGCAGAACAGATAGAAATCCGTCTCCTTGCGCACCAGCGCCGAGCCTTCGAGGTAGATCGGCACCGAATAGACATAGCGGGTCTGGGTCACGCCATAGGCCGCCGGTGACTGAACCACGAGTTGCGTTTCCTGGCGGCCCATTTCGCCATAGTCGATGCGCGCCACCAGCCGGGCCCGGCCCTGCTTGTGCCACACCTGCCACTCCCCGCCTTCGGTCGACTGGATGTCCAAAGTCTCGATGGTCTCGTCCGGGTCGGACGGCAGGGACTGCTCAAGCCGGCTGTAAAGCTCGGGCGTGCAGGCCACGGCCGGCGAAACGAGGGCCAGTGACATGAGGGATGCGGTGGTGGCGGCGCGAAGCGTGCACATGGGCGGACGCTAGATCACTGCGCAGACCGGAGCAATCCCTCCAGATTTGACCGGTTGAAGCCGCCTCAGCCCAATGTTCAATGCGGACCAAACAGGCGGGGGCTTGAATTTCTCCGCAGTTTCGCGCATTTTCATGGGGCAGTGCCGGGCCCCTCTGGTCGTAGCCCCTTGCTACGGCGATGTCGGAACTGCTCCAAAACTCACATGGAGAAGGTCCGGCGATGGAATCGCTTCTTGCCGCCCTATCGGGCGATTTTCTTGGTACACCCATCTATTTCTGGGTCGCGTTTATCGCGATCGTTATCGGCCTGCTTGTTTTCGACCTCGGCATCCTGCACCGCGATGAGCACGAGATCGAAGCCAAGGAGAGCCTGCTGCTCTATGGCTTCTATGTGCTGATTGCCCTGGCCTTCGGTACCTGGGTCTGGTTCAGCCGCGGCGCCGAGTCGGGGCTGGAATTTTTCACCGGCTACCTGATCGAGCAATCCCTGGCGATGGACAACATGTTCGTCATCGCCACCATCTTCGGCTTCCTGGGCATCCCCCGGCTCTATCAGCACCGGGTGCTGTTCTGGGGCATTCTCGGCGTGATCCTGTTCCGGGCAGTGCTGATCGGCGTGGGCGCGGCTCTCGTCAACAACTTCAACTGGATCCTGTTCCTGTTCGGCGCCTTCCTGGTGTTCACCGGCATCCGCATGTTCTCCCATTCCGACGACGAGCCGGACATGGAGAGCAACAAGATCCTGATCTTCCTGCGCAAGCACTTCCGCATCACCAACAAGCTGCATGGCCGCAATTTTACGGTCAAGGAGCCTGATCCCAAGACCGGCAAGATCGTCACCTGGCTGACGCCGCTGGCCGTGGCCCTGATCATGGTCGAGATCGTCGACCTGATCTTTGCGGTGGATTCGGTGCCGGCCGTCTTCGCGGTGACGCAGGACACCTTCATCGTCTATACCTCCAATATCTTCGCCATCCTGGGCCTGCGCGCGCTCTACTTCGCACTGGCGGCTGCCATGAACCGCTTCCGCTACCTGCAGATCTCCCTGGCGATCATCCTGGTGCTGATCGGCATCAAGATCTTCCTCGTGCCGCTGCATATCCACATCGACACCCTGCTCTCGCTGGTGGTGACCATCTCCATCCTGGCCGGCGGCGTGTTGTACTCGCTGTGGAAGACCCGCAACGAGCCCAATATCAGCGCCGAAGACAAGCCCGAGACCGGCCAGCTCGAGCCGTAATCGGAACGCCTCAAATCGAACGCGGAAAGGCCGGCGGTTGACGCCGGCCTTTCTTTTTGCCTATCTTCCGGCACCAAACCGGAGGTTTCGCACCCGAAATGATCTGAGAACTCGCACAGGACGCCGCAACCCCTTCCGCTCCACGCCAGGCGTGTGACCGGATCGTGCTGGCTGCGTGGTTTGGCGAGATCGATCGATCAGTGGTGTGCCCGAACTAGCTTCGGCCCTCCTGGCTCCCCCGCATCCCGGCGTCCTACCCAAAACCGCTTCATCGCGCGGCCGCGCCGCGCATTGCCCGTTCCAGCCAGCCCGCGCCATCCGCGCCGGGCGGAGAGGATGTCTCATGCCCAAAAATCAGTTCCAGCGCCCGACCCAGGTCAAGCACACAAGCAACGTGCCTCGCCATGGCGCGCCCCAACCCGAACCGAGGAAGGACCCGCGAAAAGGCCCCCAACCTGTGCCGGGCGCCGCGCCCCTGCCCTCCCTTGATGCGTTGATGGCCAAGCTGCAGCGCAACTGAACCAGGCGGCCCCGGCTCCGGCCGGGGCCAGAAATGGAGTACAAATGCAAGATCTGATCTACCACGTCGCAACCACCATGGACGGCTACATCGCCAAGCCCGACGGCACGGTTCCTGGCTTTGCCATGACCGGAGACCACGCGGACGCCTATCAGGCGCAGCTCGCCGCCTACAGCACCATCGTGATGGGCCGGGCCACCTATGAAATCGGCTATGCCTACGGCATGAAGCCGGGCGACCTGCCCTATGGCGACAGGCCCCACCACGTTGTTTCCCGCAATATCGCCTTGCCGGATCGCGCCAATCTGCATGTCGTGCGGAACGATGCACTGGCCACCATCGACCGCCTCAAGGCGGAGGTGGATGGGCCGATCTATCTCTGCGGTGGCGGCAAGCTCGCGGGTTTCCTGCTCGCCGAAGGGCGCATCGACGCCATCCGGCTCAAGGTCTCGCCCCTTGTCTATGGCCAGGGTATCCGCCTGTTCGAGGACTTCGACGGCGTGGGCAGCTTTACCCTGACCAGCACCGAAACCTACGAGAGCGGCGTGGTCCTGCTCGACTACAGGAAATCATGACACGGGCAGGGTCCGATGCCCGCACCGGACCCTGCACCTTTCTTGCCGCAATTGCCCGTTAACGAAATGTCAAAGGACAAAGGAGACAGGCCATGGGCGCCATCCACGAGATCGTCTTTGACTGTGCGGAACCAGCAAAACTGGCCCCGTTCTGGGCCGAACTGCTCGAAGGCTACGAAGTTCGCGGCACCGATCCCACCAATGACGCGATCAGCGCCGCGCTTGGCCTCGACACCGAGCTGCCCGGCACCGTGATGATCGATGGACCGGGCCCCTCGATCTGCTTCCAGAATGTCGATGGCCAGCGGCCCGACAATAACCGCGTCCATTTCGACGTGCAGGTTCTCGATCGCGCCGGTGAGGTCCAGCGGCTGACCGATGCTGGCGCCAGCGTCGACCGCGTCCTGCCCACCTATACGGTGATGCGCGATCCGGAAGGCAACCAGTTCTGCCTGGTGGACAAGCGCGAGGCGCTGGCCGCCTAACCCTGTACAGGGGTGGCCCCTGGTGCTGACACAGCCTGTCAGCGCCCCGGTGGCATGATCCGGATGAGAAACCGGAGACCGATGCCATGACGCTGACTGCGACCTGCCACTGTGGCGCCACCAGGATCGCCCTGCCCGCCCCGCCGACGCACGCAAAATCCTGCAATTGCAGCTTCTGTGCCCGCACCGGCGCGATCTGGGCCTATTACAAGCCGGGCGAGCTGACCTTTCTGTCGCTTGCGGGCGACAGCACCTATTCCCCTAGCGGCATGAACCACCATCACTTCTGCAGCACCTGCGGCATGCAGACCTGGGGCGATTCTCCCGATTGGGCCTCGCTTTACAACAATGATGGCACGCCCAAGAATGGCGACGCCAATGCCATGCCGACCGAGCGCACCTATGCGGTCAACCTCAACCTGATCGACGATCTCGATTGGGCCGCGGTCACGGTGGAAAAAGTGGATGGCCGCAGCGCCTGGTGAGGGCTCAGTGCCCCTCGAACGCCATCAATGAGCTGACGGCGACGCCTTCGGCCTTGAGCTTGGCCGCGCCGCCGATATCGGGCAGATCGATGGCGAAGGCGGCGTGGTCGCAGGCGGCGCCGGTGCGCCGGATCAGGCCGACGGCGGCAATGGCCGTGCCGCCGGTGGCGATCAGATCATCGACCAGCAGAACCTTGTGGTGTTCATTGAGCACGTCGGCGTGGATCTCGATGGTATCGACGCCGTATTCGAGCACATAGTTCTGCCCGATGGTGATGCCCGGCAGCTTGCCGCGCTTGCGCACCGGCACGAAGCCGACGCCCATGGCGATGGCAACGCCCGCGCCGAAAATGAAGCCCCGCGCCTCGATCCCCGCCACATGGGTGAAGCCGCCATCGCGATACTGAGCGGCAATGCGCTCGACACTTTCCCGAAAGCCTTCGGGATGCTCGATCAGCGTGGTGATGTCCCGGAACAGGATCCCCTTCTTGGGATAGTCGGGGATCGTGCGGACGAGCGACTTCAGGTCGAGCGACATCGATGAGCCTATGCTGGAAAAGTCAGGACTTGTTGCGGCCGAGCAGATGCCGGGCGATGACGCCCGCATTATAGGCCACGTTGCGCGTTGTGGAGATCGCGGTCTCGCGCGTCTTGGGATT includes the following:
- the ychF gene encoding redox-regulated ATPase YchF, with protein sequence MGFKMGIVGLPNVGKSTLFNALTRTAAAQAANFPFCTIEPNVGEVSVPDPRLEKLAAIGKSAQILPARMSFVDIAGLVKGASQGEGLGNQFLANIRETDAIAYVLRCFEDSNVIHVSNRVDPLADAEVVETELMLADLESLEKRRAGVEKKAKGNDKDAKLTLDLIDRSLAVLREGKSARFVKREAEEEKAFTELQLLTSKPVLYVCNVDEGSASTGNALSARVEDYAKANDAGVVIISAEIESQMAQLSDEEQAEYLETLGLDQPGLNRLIRAAYDLLSLQTYFTVGPKETRAWTIHRGDKAPQAAGVIHTDFERGFIRAQTIGYEDFVTLGGEVPAKEAGKARDEGKEYVVKDGDVMLFKFNT
- a CDS encoding tryptophan halogenase family protein produces the protein MDKPAHFVIVGGGTAGWIAAFIIQDEARRRGLNIRISVVESSRIPTVGVGEATTAAFRVLLKHFGIDEFEFFRKTDASFKLGIRHEDWRRKGFTYYGPIDDPHQVVQAPPGAPSDYLNVYAVAAGRPVQEMHLFQHLLEQKKAPYAQKPDGSLIPLGPFHHAYHFDQALVGKFFASKSRGVEKVDAMVAGVERDGETGDIAALVLDDNQRLEGDFFIDATGFRKQIIVKALEAPWVSYAHELPVNRALPFWVDVKPGEELAIYTRAWAQSAGWMWQIPTRTRYGCGYVYSDEFSTPEQAKEEVERVLGHEIEVRGDIRFQIGRLEKAWIGNCVAVGLSSSFLEPLESTSIHGTIVQMMLFAQRYMDMPGRITPAARDDYNARVGRQVDDFRTFVNTHYVTERDDTPFWREVRANRIHPETRQRLERWKTEMPRHEHFPSYLGGLPHIETQLHYPVLNGLGLLDQQVARREMEADPALRRFAQKTFDGLVTEYRAAARQALGHRQFLDIVQGMD
- a CDS encoding alpha-glucosidase/alpha-galactosidase, which encodes MSFKVTVIGAGSVGFTKTLISDLLKVPEFADCEFALTDINAHNLDMVKQIIETIVSVNKLPAKVTATTDRRAALTGARYIMSCVRVGGLEAFATDVNIPLKYGVDQCVGDTICAGGIMYGQRNIPVILDFCKDIREVAEPGALFLNYANPMAMNTWAAQKYGGVNVVGLCHGVQHGAHQIAEVLGVTDDELDYVCSGINHQTWYIDIRAKGRRIEKEELIAGFEAHPVYSKTEKVRIDVLKRFGVYSTESNGHLSEYLPWYRKRPDEINRWIDMSHWIHGETGGYLRYSTERRNWFETDFPVFREEAAKPLSEYKRTSEHASYIIEAIETGRVYRGHFNTRNNGIITNLPDDAIIESPGYVDRFGINMIEGITLPTACAATCSVSVSVQRMSVEAAMAGDIDMLKLAVLHDPLVGAICTPDEVWALVDEMVVAQAQWLPQYADAVPAAKERLAKSTVKTREWEGAARKRVRPVEELRELGNAHH
- a CDS encoding AraC family transcriptional regulator gives rise to the protein MLSQLLQHGHDIRRLTLSRSAAPLHCMAVSAGYEQRMNEVYSWDGTKRGSAPFLVIQHTTFGEGRLDYGGAQYRLSPGQTMIVTTPHAHRYWLERGGHWEYFWLLLNGREALRLAREILDGAGPVVTLEADLVDRLAAACLSVLTGAELTPGAASVAAYSAMTALHDGTFGTKPAPETPVPAALARVVAHIEAHLAGNLQVGHLADIAEMSRAHFVRSFSAAMGTSPSEFVMTRRLERVERLLLATEMTVGDIAGLTGFADGNYLAKSFRRQRGLAPLAFRATRLESG
- a CDS encoding MaoC family dehydratase; this translates as MTNPVTKDRRHFEDLAVGETIDLGHTTVSKDMIVTFAREFDPFPFHLDEKAAKESLLGGLASSGWQTGALSLRMLVDRFLSTIASCGGLGFRDLKWKTPVMVGDTIGGTVTIAELRRSSSHPHWGIVTLDFDVRNQKNQPVLTMRLANLVECRHAEDAA
- a CDS encoding MaoC family dehydratase, encoding MTRWFEDIIIDEAFPLGSHTFTEAEIIRFATLYDPQYFHTDPELARQSHFGGLIASGWHTVSVGHRKMVDALFAEEERLRGLGQEPGVSGPSPGVNSMDFKAPVRPGDTVTYELVVTGKRPSNSIPGWGLLFNRLTAVNQHGELVYRSDLVGFSKLRDYRMPLKLRLLLALTRLPLIGPRIAGKA
- a CDS encoding TerC family protein: MESLLAALSGDFLGTPIYFWVAFIAIVIGLLVFDLGILHRDEHEIEAKESLLLYGFYVLIALAFGTWVWFSRGAESGLEFFTGYLIEQSLAMDNMFVIATIFGFLGIPRLYQHRVLFWGILGVILFRAVLIGVGAALVNNFNWILFLFGAFLVFTGIRMFSHSDDEPDMESNKILIFLRKHFRITNKLHGRNFTVKEPDPKTGKIVTWLTPLAVALIMVEIVDLIFAVDSVPAVFAVTQDTFIVYTSNIFAILGLRALYFALAAAMNRFRYLQISLAIILVLIGIKIFLVPLHIHIDTLLSLVVTISILAGGVLYSLWKTRNEPNISAEDKPETGQLEP
- a CDS encoding dihydrofolate reductase family protein, producing the protein MQDLIYHVATTMDGYIAKPDGTVPGFAMTGDHADAYQAQLAAYSTIVMGRATYEIGYAYGMKPGDLPYGDRPHHVVSRNIALPDRANLHVVRNDALATIDRLKAEVDGPIYLCGGGKLAGFLLAEGRIDAIRLKVSPLVYGQGIRLFEDFDGVGSFTLTSTETYESGVVLLDYRKS
- a CDS encoding VOC family protein, with translation MGAIHEIVFDCAEPAKLAPFWAELLEGYEVRGTDPTNDAISAALGLDTELPGTVMIDGPGPSICFQNVDGQRPDNNRVHFDVQVLDRAGEVQRLTDAGASVDRVLPTYTVMRDPEGNQFCLVDKREALAA
- a CDS encoding GFA family protein codes for the protein MTLTATCHCGATRIALPAPPTHAKSCNCSFCARTGAIWAYYKPGELTFLSLAGDSTYSPSGMNHHHFCSTCGMQTWGDSPDWASLYNNDGTPKNGDANAMPTERTYAVNLNLIDDLDWAAVTVEKVDGRSAW
- a CDS encoding adenine phosphoribosyltransferase, which gives rise to MSLDLKSLVRTIPDYPKKGILFRDITTLIEHPEGFRESVERIAAQYRDGGFTHVAGIEARGFIFGAGVAIAMGVGFVPVRKRGKLPGITIGQNYVLEYGVDTIEIHADVLNEHHKVLLVDDLIATGGTAIAAVGLIRRTGAACDHAAFAIDLPDIGGAAKLKAEGVAVSSLMAFEGH